A genomic stretch from Spodoptera frugiperda isolate SF20-4 chromosome 14, AGI-APGP_CSIRO_Sfru_2.0, whole genome shotgun sequence includes:
- the LOC118279154 gene encoding UDP-glycosyltransferase UGT5-like has product MFLPTVLFLLTLSIANNDAARILAFFPVPSISHQVVFRPLTQELAKRGHEVIVITPDPAFPKGESPRNLKEIDVHDLSYGVWNALYEKTSTGEPDLVFQMSLVYNTMVDLVEKQLKVDEVQKMLKENKRFDLLMTEACIRPALVLSQVVDAPVIQVSSFGPMNFNLETMGSAMHLFLYPNHMRQRLYNMTTWEKLLELYNIYRIEKAIGEVEEAENEMGKRLFGRDTKTISELKENVHMLFLNIHPLWEGNRPVPPSIIYMGGLHQKPVKELPTDLKTYLDSSKNGVIYISFGTNVQPSLLPQDKIRIIVKVFSQLPYDVLWKWDKDELPGRSKNIRISKWLPQSDMLRHPKIKLFITQGGLQSTDEAITAGVPLVGVPLIGDQWYNTEKYEHHGIGVKVDFPTLTETNFKKAINTVLSNKSYRQNIEKLRNVMHDQPQPPLERAVWWTEHVLRHGGARHLRGPAANMSWAEYLELELVFVLLGIVISIVVVLSFLLCTLWRCISPSAEQKKVKKN; this is encoded by the exons ATGTTCCTCCCTACCGTGTTGTTTTTACTAACGTTATCAATCGCAAACAATGACGCAGCAAGAATACTGGCTTTCTTCCCCGTTCCGTCCATCAGTCATCAAGTAGTATTCCGACCGTTAACTCAAGAACTTGCAAAGCGAGGCCATGAAGTCATTGTCATCACACCAGACCCTGCCTTCCCAAAGGGAGAATCACCAAGAAACTTGAAAGAAATTGACGTTCATGATCTATCCTATGGCGTATGGAATGCCTTATATGAAAAGACTTCAACTGGAGAACCGGACTTGGTCTTTCAAATGAGCCTTGTCTACAATACAATGGTAGACCTAGTCGAGAAACAATTGAAGGTAGATGAGGTACAGAAAATGTTGAAAGAAAACAAGAGGTTTGATTTGCTGATGACCGAAGCTTGTATAAGACCAGCCTTAGTTCTATCTCAAGTAGTCGATGCTCCAGTGATTCAAGTATCCTCCTTTGGTCCTATGAACTTCAATTTGGAAACGATGGGATCTGCTATGCACTTGTTCTTGTATCCCAATCATATGCGACAACGTCTATACAATATGACAACGTGGGAGAAATTGTTGGAACtctataatatttatagaattGAAAAGGCTATAGGAGAAGTGGAAGAAGCAGAAAATGAGATGGGCAAAAGATTGTTTGGACGTGATACGAAGACTATAAgtgaattaaaagaaaatgttcatATGTTGTTCTTGAATATTCATCCTCTTTGGGAAGGGAATCGTCCAGTGCCTCctagtattatttatatggGAGGACTGCATCAGAAGCCAGTGAAAGAACTACCTACG GACCTCAAAACATACTTAGACTCTTCAAAGAATGGCGTGATATACATCAGCTTTGGCACAAATGTCCAGCCTTCACTTCTACCACAGGACAAGATCCGAATAATAGTCAAAGTGTTCTCTCAGCTGCCCTACGACGTGCTATGGAAGTGGGACAAGGACGAACTGCCGGGACGCTCTAAGAACATCAGGATATCTAAATGGCTGCCACAGTCTGATATGCTCA GGCATCCAAAAATCAAGCTCTTCATAACACAAGGAGGTCTACAATCAACAGACGAGGCTATAACTGCGGGAGTGCCTCTAGTAGGAGTTCCACTCATAGGAGATCAATGGTACAACACAGAGAAATATGAACACCATGGAATTGGTGTTAAGGTTGATTTTCCTACATTGACTGAGACAAATTTCAAGAAGGCTATTAATACTGTTCTTAGTAATAAAAG ttaTCGTCAGAACATAGAGAAGCTACGCAATGTAATGCACGACCAGCCTCAGCCTCCTCTAGAGCGCGCCGTGTGGTGGACGGAGCACGTGCTGCGTCACGGCGGCGCGAGACATCTGCGTGGACCTGCAGCCAACATGTCGTGGGCAGAGTACCTCGAACTAGAATTAGTGTTTGTTCTGTTAGGAATAGTTATAAGCATTGTTGTAGTATTATCATTCCTTCTATGTACATTATGGAGGTGTATAAGTCCAAGTGCAGAGCAAAAGAAAGTTAAGaagaattaa
- the LOC118279153 gene encoding UDP-glucosyltransferase 2 has protein sequence MTSAVVLVLLTFTLALRSNDAAKILGFFPLPSISHQVIFRHLTEELAKRGHEVTVITTDVAFPKGDGPANLTEIDVHDFSYEQWRNLYKLTSTGERDLVGQIRNAYHMLVNIVEMQLKVDKVQKMLKEEKFDLLLLEACVRPALLLSHVVKAPVIQVSSLGTIDYNVATIGSAWHPFLYPDVLSHRSYNLTVWEKIREFYTYYRLNRVMQEVEDAENVMAKKMFGPNVPTISELKNNVDLMLLNTYPLWDNNRPVPPSVVYMGGLHQNPQKELPKDLKEYLDSSKNGVIYISFGTNVQPSLLPQDRVQLMAKVFSQLPYDVLWKWDKDELPGRSKNIRISKWLPQSDLLRHPKIKVFITQGGLQSADEAITAGVPLIGVPMLGDQWYNVEKYVHHRIGLQLDLLTMTEDDFKNAILTIVNNDSFRQNIKKLRSVMYDQPQPPLERAVWWTEHVLRHGGARHLRGPAANMSWAEYLELELVFTVLAIVLGISLVLFYLMYSIWKFFGNTISASKKLKKN, from the exons ATGACATCAGCAGTAGTACTAGTTTTGTTGACATTCACCTTAGCCCTAAGAAGCAACGATGCAGCAAAAATCCTCGGATTTTTTCCTCTACCATCGATCAGCCACCAAGTGATCTTCAGGCACTTAACAGAAGAATTAGCTAAACGAGGCCATGAAGTTACAGTCATCACAACAGATGTAGCCTTTCCTAAAGGCGATGGACCTGCTAATCTCACAGAAATCGATGTTCACGACTTTTCGTATGAACAGTGGAGGAATTTATACAAACTTACTTCAACAGGAGAAAGGGACTTGGTCGGACAGATACGTAATGCCTATCACATGCTAGTGAACATAGTGGAGATGCAACTAAAAGTGGATAAAGTACAGAAGATGTTGAAAGAAGAGAAATTTGATCTGCTTTTGTTAGAAGCGTGTGTGAGACCGGCTTTGCTGCTGTCGCATGTTGTAAAAGCGCCCGTAATTCAAGTGTCTTCTCTCGGAACTATTGATTATAATGTGGCCACTATAGGATCAGCGTGGCATCCGTTCCTATACCCAGACGTTTTGAGTCATCGTTCATATAATTTGACTGTATGGGAGAAGATTCGTGAGTTCTATACCTATTATAGATTAAATAGAGTTATGCAAGAAGTGGAAGATGCGGAGAATGTTATGGCTAAAAAAATGTTCGGACCAAATGTTCCGACCATCAGTGAATTGAAGAATAATGTTGATTTAATGTTGTTGAATACTTATCCTCTTTGGGATAACAATCGCCCAGTGCCTCCCAGTGTTGTTTATATGGGCGGTTTGCATCAAAATCCTCAGAAGGAATTGCCGAAg GATCTGAAGGAATACCTGGACTCTTCAAAGAACGGCGTGATATATATCAGCTTTGGTACAAACGTCCAGCCTTCTTTACTACCACAAGACAGAGTTCAGCTGATGGCCAAAGTGTTCTCTCAGCTGCCCTACGATGTACTATGGAAGTGGGACAAGGACGAACTGCCAGGACGCTCCAAGAACATCAGGATATCTAAATGGCTGCCGCAGTCTGATTTGCTCC GGCATCCAAAGATCAAAGTATTCATAACACAAGGAGGTCTACAATCAGCTGATGAAGCTATAACTGCGGGAGTACCTTTGATTGGTGTTCCTATGTTGGGTGACCAATGGTATAATGTGGAAAAATATGTCCATCATCGAATTGGATTACAACTGGATCTACTTACTATGACCGAAGATGACTTTAAGAATGCTATATTGACTATTGTAAATAATGATAG TTTCCGtcagaatattaaaaaactacGCAGCGTGATGTACGACCAGCCTCAGCCTCCTCTAGAGCGCGCCGTGTGGTGGACGGAGCACGTGCTGCGTCACGGCGGCGCGAGACATCTGCGTGGACCTGCAGCCAACATGTCGTGGGCAGAGTACCTCGaactagaattagtatttactgtATTAGCAATAGTTCTTGGCATTTCTCTAGTATTATTCTACCTAATGTACAGTATATGGAAGTTTTTCGGCAATACTATAAGCGCAAGTAAAAAGTTAAAGAAGAATTAG
- the LOC118279270 gene encoding vitellin-degrading protease-like — protein MISFFIYLAFVSYAVSSPTIKSLEDLKIVGGESIEITDAPYQVSLVRRGRHSCGGTIVAKDIIVTAAHCVMGSLANEFQIRAGSSYSEKGGQLYPVGEILWHPSFDYGKMDSDIAILWLPKPLVFSDKIRPVQLMGRGEEIKDGDDTIVTGWGNLYEIGGTPSTLQRVTVQKINDAICNDAYKPLYAITNHMLCAGAPGGGKDACQGDSGGPLVHNNKLAGVVSWGLGCARPEYPGVYSKVSALRSWLDDNIYQLRWKHIWRSI, from the exons ATGATTTCTTTCTTCATCTATTTGGCTTTTGTTAGTTATGCCG TGTCAAGTCCCACGATAAAATCCTTAGAGGATCTTAAAATCGTTGGAGGTGAGAGTATCGAAATAACAGATGCACCGTACCAGGTGTCTCTCGTCAGAAGGGGGAGACACTCCTGTGGAGGAACTATTGTCGCCAAGGATATTATTGTCACTGCTGCTCATTGTGTCATGGG ATCACTGGCAAACGAATTCCAAATCCGTGCTGGTTCATCATACAGCGAGAAGGGAGGACAACTTTACCCAGTCGGAGAGATTCTCTGGCATCCAAGCTTCGACTATGGAAAAATGGACAGCGACATTGCCATACTATGGCTGCCCAAACCACTAGTGTTCAGTGACAAAATAAGACCAGTACAATTAATGGGAAGAGGTGAAGAAATAAAGGATGGTGATGATACGATTGTGACTGGATGGGGTAATCTTTAT gAAATTGGAGGCACGCCAAGCACTCTGCAGAGAGTAACAGTTCAGAAAATCAATGACGCAATATGCAATGATGCTTACAAACCTTTGTATGCCATCACTAATCACATGCTCTGTGCTGGAGCACCTGGTGGTGGAAAGGACGCTTGCcag GGTGACAGCGGTGGACCTCTAGTTCACAACAACAAGTTAGCTGGTGTCGTATCCTGGGGTCTAGGATGTGCCCGACCTGAATATCCTGGAGTCTACTCCAAGGTCTCAGCATTGAGGAGCTGGCTCGATGATAATATCTATCAACTCAGGTGGAAACATATCTGGAGAAGTATTTAA